Proteins encoded together in one Bombus affinis isolate iyBomAffi1 chromosome 2, iyBomAffi1.2, whole genome shotgun sequence window:
- the LOC126928707 gene encoding PHD finger protein 20 isoform X2, with amino-acid sequence MKRRRVASHVKRISLVRTMRMARKCCVRSCEADVQDARAKGLPLHKFPKDINLRNRWLTSGGFEASFKPSPGQVVCHRHFKRADYEAAKGHKLLLRKGSVPSVFADYDNHPDPVIMSVKSSTSYAQEDLDLINSEILNLEQSTSSLNSGLRTLKSNNCGETCSSRPEPSVNSFNLLDSTELLDNGCKNVKEENVYTVKQEINKNSEMEVNTMAVQLGIVESDIAIKHIQKDLAIKEELKTMEVGDEKTFDKPEELKPKIFNRGGLKFFPGAKLEAKDFNEKWYSAKVVETDWDEREVLIRFDKWSSRFDEWIPMDSSRLRVLQTQSKETKMKDFSMGERILATWADGRKYPAKVNAVLGNDRYDVLFDDGYTKTIKSSKMTKIATTVTKQPSQTEEYIGSKQERRDKKRKHTVMELFHTHYRKRSKNETDKLIKKEGIIVNENVECFSENKIDLDGTLFGPCYDPGTDLLRGFDTNVSKMKAYPKKSKKEVSKSEMDQVEDVGPEWIDGEPQGTESYIVDGNDGPRRSIIVADRRLPPGWQKHFTQRKAGTSAGKWDVLFLHKSSGKKFRSKNDIRAFMENQGQFDFDPEKFDFCIHRKKKNQSQKAKQDIIVDTPKKIKTLLPKTKATPITENSLPVPPSTPVTTLLSTSSTSIKDGAVFIGGLRVEMEDSAYKCPKQGCSKTFRKENLLQMHIKHYHPEYSKFLGSTPNVADLAYARTIGESVEDIIPKKSNNLLEKCNKFGKRKFIQDKSLYVSSSSVTSTLQPISPTAIVSTTVETEDEVDQMEKSNDVQTDDIKMDRMSPSSSHSLDMDDEIEQKQEDACAMSPGTLFDMKIREEKTQSGIKTLLPVRPAMSSEAQRIDRSKSLDEAIHIDKIKGQRKRQLSEYSSDALNRSKKRHEFPDEYGDLDDSTMDIEGAGPTTPTYRYSRRKSDSRSDENSQSSQLNDSRVEKDDPLKGNVSKKDTNDGEENEGVMMMINGEMVKVEQLRREEIINCTCGFMEEDGLMIQCDLCLCWQHGHCNAIEKEKDVPEKYVCFICRNPYRQRLSKKYFHDQDWIKEGKLPTLSSRTKNQHRVNQRTAMLKRSYDLVAALLHIQQVLHSLRVKINVAQKKDHPKLYLWAKNWEKVEVPKPNVTTVPIMEIMKVGKECTDIPSEGFHRTEVKTETKFSLRDDHDEKSIASDSELMKILEEDNITPDESKINGKKEDIIHQTKSHILLDALTKNDTSEGKYTNSLPSEVKTDTDIYENNVSPTTISANHLHEELNEHEMSAPLQPFIPQPEAPIDPGECRMRLLEHIEHFQHHIDAKLTFIEAEVCALEAMDPEDTSTLDVQPRTKQTVQMLVRDLNTVRKLAALC; translated from the exons ATCCTGTAATTATGTCTGTAAAATCATCAACTTCTTATGCACAGGAAGATTTAGATCTTATTAATTCTGAAATTCTGAACTTAGAACAATCTACCTCTTCACTGAATTCTGGTCTCAGAACATTAAAGTCTAATAATTGTGGAGAAACATGTTCTTCTCGACCAGAACCATCAGTTAATTCCTTCAATTTACTAGATTCAACAGAATTACTTGATAATGGATGTAAGAACGTGAAAGAAGAAAATGTATATACTGTGAAACaagagataaataaaaattcagaaatggAAGTGAATACTATGGCAGTACAATTAGGCATTGTTGAATCTGATATAGCAataaaacatatacaaaaagattTGGCCATTAAAGAGGAACTGAAAACTATGGAAGTGGGAGATGAAAAAACATTTGATAAACCAGAAGAATTAAAACCAAAAATTTTTAATCGAGGTGGACTAAAATTTTTTCCTGGAGCCAAATTGGAAGCGAAAGATTTCAATGAAAAATG GTATTCAGCGAAAGTAGTTGAAACTGATTGGGATGAACGAGAAGTATTGATACGTTTTGACAAATGGAGTTCAAGGTTTGATGAATGGATACCTATGGATAGTTCAAGATTACGTGTATTGCAAACACAATCAAA GGAAACAAAAATGAAAGACTTTTCAATGGGGGAAAGGATACTTGCTACGTGGGCTGATGGTAGAAAATATCCAGCTAAAGTAAATGCCGTCTTAGGAAACG ATAGATATGATGTACTGTTTGATGATGGATATACAAAGACAATTAAATCGTCAAAAATGACAAAAATCGCTACAACAGTCACAAAG CAACCTAGTCAAACTGAAGAATATATAGGAAGCAAGCAAGAAAGAAGAGATAAGAAAAGAAAGCATACAGTGATGGAGTTATTTCATACACATTATAGAAAACGTTCAAAAAATGAAacagataaattaataaaaaaggaaggaaTTATAGTTAATGAAAATGTAGAATGCTTTTCggaaaataaaattgatttagATGGAACTTTATTTGGGCCTTGCTATGATCCAGGCACAGATTTATTACGTGGGTTTGATACCAATGTATCTAAAATGAAAGCTTATcctaaaaaaagtaaaaaggaAGTATCTAAGAGTGAAATGGATCAAGTAGAAGATGTGGGTCCTGAATGGATTGATGGAGAACCTCAGGGAACTGAATCTTATATAGTGGATGGAAATGATG GGCCGCGTCGATCAATAATAGTTGCAGACAGGAGATTACCACCTGGATGGCAAAAACATTTTACTCAAAGAAAAGCTGGTACGTCAGCTGGAAAATGGGATGTATTATTTCTACATAAATCAAGTGGAAAAAAATTTAGATCAAAAAATGATATTAGGgcatttatggaaaatcagGGGCAATTCGACTTTGATCcagaaaaatttgatttttgcattcatcgaaaaaagaaaaatcaaagTCAAAAAGCAAAACAAGATATCATTGTGGATACTCCAAAAAAGATTAAGACTTTATTGCCTAAAACAAAGGCAACGCCAATAACTGAGAATTCTTTACCTGTTCCTCCAAGTACACCAGTTACAACATTATTATCTACATCAAGTACATCTATTAAAGATGGTG CTGTTTTTATTGGTGGACTTCGAGTAGAAATGGAGGACAGTGCTTATAAATGTCCGAAACAAGGATGTAGTAAAACATTTAGGAAGGAAAATCTTCTACAAATGCATATAAAACATTATCATCCagaatattcaaaatttttGGGATCTACACCAAATGTTGCAGATTTAGCTTATGCAAGAACAATTGGGGAATCTGTTGAAGATATTATTCCAAAAAAGTCAAATAATTTGTTAGAAAAGTGCAATAAATTTGGAAAGAGAAAATTTATTCAAGATAAATCATTGTATGTTTCATCATCTTCTGTAACAAGCACTCTTCAACCTATATCGCCAACAGCAATTGTATCAACAACAGTAGAAACAGAGGATGAAGTAGACCAAATGGAAAAGTCCAATGATGTGCAAACAGATGATATTAAAATGGATAGAATGTCTCCAAGTTCTAGTCATAGTTTAGATATGGATGATGAAATTGAACAAAAACAAGAAGATGCATGTGCAATGTCACCAGGAACACTATTTGATATGAAAATTAGGGAAGAAAAAACACAAAGTGGCATTAAGACACTTCTTCCAGTAAGACCAGCCATGTCTTCAGAAGCACAGCGAATTGATAGATCAAAGTCTTTAGATGAAGCTATTCATATCGACAAAATAAAAGGTCAAAGGAAACGACAATTATCAGAATATAGTTCTGATGCATTAAACAGAAGTAAAAAGCGACATG AATTTCCGGACGAGTATGGTGATTTAGATGATAGTACTATGGATATAGAAGGAGCAGGACCGACTACACCCACGTATAGATATAGTCGCAGAAAATCAGATTCAAGAAGTGATGAAAATAGCCAAAGTA gTCAACTAAACGATTCGCGTGTTGAAAAAGATGATCCCTTGAAAGGGAATGTTAGTAAAAAAGATACTAATGATGGGGAAG AGAATGAAGGAGTTATGATGATGATCAATGGTGAAATGGTGAAAGTTGAGCAGCTTCGTAgagaagaaataataaattgcaCTTGTGGATTTATGGAAGAAGATGGTTTAATGATTCAATGCGACCTTTGTTTATGTTGGCAACATGGTCACTGCAATGCAATAGAAAAGGAAAAGGATGTACCTGAGAaatatgtttgttttatttgTCGGAATCCATATCGGCAACGATTAtccaaaaaatattttcacgatCAAGATTGGATAAAAGAGGGAAAGCTACCAACATTATCTAGCAGAACAAAAAATCAGCATCGAGTTAACCAAAGAACAGCTATGTTAAAACGTTCTTATGATCTAGTTGCTGCTCTTTTACACATTCAGCAAGTTTTACATAGTTTAAGAGTAAAAATCAATGTAGCTCA AAAGAAAGATCATCCAAAGCTATATCTCTGGGCCAAAAATTGGGAAAAAGTTGAGGTACCAAAACCAAATGTTACAACAGTACCAATCATGGAGATTATGAAAGTAGGAAAAGAGTGTACAGATATTCCAAGTGAAGGTTTTCATCGAACTGAAGTAAAAACAGAAACAAAGTTCAGTTTAAGAGATGATCATGATGAAAAGTCGATAGCCTCAGATTCAGAACTAATGAAGATATTAGAAGAAGATAATATAACTCCAGATGAATCTAAAATTAACGGCAAAAAGGAAGATATTATACATCAAACTAAAAGTCATATTCTTCTTGATGCACTTACGAAAAATGATACTTCAGAAGGAAAATATACAAACTCATTACCTTCAGAGGTGAAAACAGATAcag ATATATACGAGAATAACGTATCTCCGACAACTATATCAGCGAATCACTTGCATGAAGAATTAAATGAACATGAAATGTCAGCACCGTTGCAACCTTTCATACCACAACCAGAAGCGCCAATTGACCCAGGAGAATGTCGAATGCGATTATTAGAACACATAGAACATTTTCAACATCATATAGATGCAAAATTAACATTTATCGAGGCAGAAGTTTGTG CTTTAGAAGCTATGGATCCTGAAGATACATCTACCTTGGATGTTCAGCCCCGAACTAAACAAACGGTTCAAATGCTTGTTCGAGATTTAAACACCGTGCGAAAATTAGCTGCTTTGTGTTGA
- the LOC126928707 gene encoding PHD finger protein 20 isoform X5, translated as MKRRRVASHVKRISLVRTMRMARKCCVRSCEADVQDARAKGLPLHKFPKDINLRNRWLTSGGFEASFKPSPGQVVCHRHFKRADYEAAKGHKLLLRKGSVPSVFADYDNHPDPVIMSVKSSTSYAQEDLDLINSEILNLEQSTSSLNSGLRTLKSNNCGETCSSRPEPSVNSFNLLDSTELLDNGCKNVKEENVYTVKQEINKNSEMEVNTMAVQLGIVESDIAIKHIQKDLAIKEELKTMEVGDEKTFDKPEELKPKIFNRGGLKFFPGAKLEAKDFNEKWYSAKVVETDWDEREVLIRFDKWSSRFDEWIPMDSSRLRVLQTQSKETKMKDFSMGERILATWADGRKYPAKVNAVLGNDRYDVLFDDGYTKTIKSSKMTKIATTVTKQPSQTEEYIGSKQERRDKKRKHTVMELFHTHYRKRSKNETDKLIKKEGIIVNENVECFSENKIDLDGTLFGPCYDPGTDLLRGFDTNVSKMKAYPKKSKKEVSKSEMDQVEDVGPEWIDGEPQGTESYIVDGNDGPRRSIIVADRRLPPGWQKHFTQRKAGTSAGKWDVLFLHKSSGKKFRSKNDIRAFMENQGQFDFDPEKFDFCIHRKKKNQSQKAKQDIIVDTPKKIKTLLPKTKATPITENSLPVPPSTPVTTLLSTSSTSIKDGAVFIGGLRVEMEDSAYKCPKQGCSKTFRKENLLQMHIKHYHPEYSKFLGSTPNVADLAYARTIGESVEDIIPKKSNNLLEKCNKFGKRKFIQDKSLYVSSSSVTSTLQPISPTAIVSTTVETEDEVDQMEKSNDVQTDDIKMDRMSPSSSHSLDMDDEIEQKQEDACAMSPGTLFDMKIREEKTQSGIKTLLPVRPAMSSEAQRIDRSKSLDEAIHIDKIKGQRKRQLSEYSSDALNRSKKRHEFPDEYGDLDDSTMDIEGAGPTTPTYRYSRRKSDSRSDENSQSKNEGVMMMINGEMVKVEQLRREEIINCTCGFMEEDGLMIQCDLCLCWQHGHCNAIEKEKDVPEKYVCFICRNPYRQRLSKKYFHDQDWIKEGKLPTLSSRTKNQHRVNQRTAMLKRSYDLVAALLHIQQVLHSLRVKINVAQKKDHPKLYLWAKNWEKVEVPKPNVTTVPIMEIMKVGKECTDIPSEGFHRTEVKTETKFSLRDDHDEKSIASDSELMKILEEDNITPDESKINGKKEDIIHQTKSHILLDALTKNDTSEGKYTNSLPSEVKTDTDIYENNVSPTTISANHLHEELNEHEMSAPLQPFIPQPEAPIDPGECRMRLLEHIEHFQHHIDAKLTFIEAEVCALEAMDPEDTSTLDVQPRTKQTVQMLVRDLNTVRKLAALC; from the exons ATCCTGTAATTATGTCTGTAAAATCATCAACTTCTTATGCACAGGAAGATTTAGATCTTATTAATTCTGAAATTCTGAACTTAGAACAATCTACCTCTTCACTGAATTCTGGTCTCAGAACATTAAAGTCTAATAATTGTGGAGAAACATGTTCTTCTCGACCAGAACCATCAGTTAATTCCTTCAATTTACTAGATTCAACAGAATTACTTGATAATGGATGTAAGAACGTGAAAGAAGAAAATGTATATACTGTGAAACaagagataaataaaaattcagaaatggAAGTGAATACTATGGCAGTACAATTAGGCATTGTTGAATCTGATATAGCAataaaacatatacaaaaagattTGGCCATTAAAGAGGAACTGAAAACTATGGAAGTGGGAGATGAAAAAACATTTGATAAACCAGAAGAATTAAAACCAAAAATTTTTAATCGAGGTGGACTAAAATTTTTTCCTGGAGCCAAATTGGAAGCGAAAGATTTCAATGAAAAATG GTATTCAGCGAAAGTAGTTGAAACTGATTGGGATGAACGAGAAGTATTGATACGTTTTGACAAATGGAGTTCAAGGTTTGATGAATGGATACCTATGGATAGTTCAAGATTACGTGTATTGCAAACACAATCAAA GGAAACAAAAATGAAAGACTTTTCAATGGGGGAAAGGATACTTGCTACGTGGGCTGATGGTAGAAAATATCCAGCTAAAGTAAATGCCGTCTTAGGAAACG ATAGATATGATGTACTGTTTGATGATGGATATACAAAGACAATTAAATCGTCAAAAATGACAAAAATCGCTACAACAGTCACAAAG CAACCTAGTCAAACTGAAGAATATATAGGAAGCAAGCAAGAAAGAAGAGATAAGAAAAGAAAGCATACAGTGATGGAGTTATTTCATACACATTATAGAAAACGTTCAAAAAATGAAacagataaattaataaaaaaggaaggaaTTATAGTTAATGAAAATGTAGAATGCTTTTCggaaaataaaattgatttagATGGAACTTTATTTGGGCCTTGCTATGATCCAGGCACAGATTTATTACGTGGGTTTGATACCAATGTATCTAAAATGAAAGCTTATcctaaaaaaagtaaaaaggaAGTATCTAAGAGTGAAATGGATCAAGTAGAAGATGTGGGTCCTGAATGGATTGATGGAGAACCTCAGGGAACTGAATCTTATATAGTGGATGGAAATGATG GGCCGCGTCGATCAATAATAGTTGCAGACAGGAGATTACCACCTGGATGGCAAAAACATTTTACTCAAAGAAAAGCTGGTACGTCAGCTGGAAAATGGGATGTATTATTTCTACATAAATCAAGTGGAAAAAAATTTAGATCAAAAAATGATATTAGGgcatttatggaaaatcagGGGCAATTCGACTTTGATCcagaaaaatttgatttttgcattcatcgaaaaaagaaaaatcaaagTCAAAAAGCAAAACAAGATATCATTGTGGATACTCCAAAAAAGATTAAGACTTTATTGCCTAAAACAAAGGCAACGCCAATAACTGAGAATTCTTTACCTGTTCCTCCAAGTACACCAGTTACAACATTATTATCTACATCAAGTACATCTATTAAAGATGGTG CTGTTTTTATTGGTGGACTTCGAGTAGAAATGGAGGACAGTGCTTATAAATGTCCGAAACAAGGATGTAGTAAAACATTTAGGAAGGAAAATCTTCTACAAATGCATATAAAACATTATCATCCagaatattcaaaatttttGGGATCTACACCAAATGTTGCAGATTTAGCTTATGCAAGAACAATTGGGGAATCTGTTGAAGATATTATTCCAAAAAAGTCAAATAATTTGTTAGAAAAGTGCAATAAATTTGGAAAGAGAAAATTTATTCAAGATAAATCATTGTATGTTTCATCATCTTCTGTAACAAGCACTCTTCAACCTATATCGCCAACAGCAATTGTATCAACAACAGTAGAAACAGAGGATGAAGTAGACCAAATGGAAAAGTCCAATGATGTGCAAACAGATGATATTAAAATGGATAGAATGTCTCCAAGTTCTAGTCATAGTTTAGATATGGATGATGAAATTGAACAAAAACAAGAAGATGCATGTGCAATGTCACCAGGAACACTATTTGATATGAAAATTAGGGAAGAAAAAACACAAAGTGGCATTAAGACACTTCTTCCAGTAAGACCAGCCATGTCTTCAGAAGCACAGCGAATTGATAGATCAAAGTCTTTAGATGAAGCTATTCATATCGACAAAATAAAAGGTCAAAGGAAACGACAATTATCAGAATATAGTTCTGATGCATTAAACAGAAGTAAAAAGCGACATG AATTTCCGGACGAGTATGGTGATTTAGATGATAGTACTATGGATATAGAAGGAGCAGGACCGACTACACCCACGTATAGATATAGTCGCAGAAAATCAGATTCAAGAAGTGATGAAAATAGCCAAAGTA AGAATGAAGGAGTTATGATGATGATCAATGGTGAAATGGTGAAAGTTGAGCAGCTTCGTAgagaagaaataataaattgcaCTTGTGGATTTATGGAAGAAGATGGTTTAATGATTCAATGCGACCTTTGTTTATGTTGGCAACATGGTCACTGCAATGCAATAGAAAAGGAAAAGGATGTACCTGAGAaatatgtttgttttatttgTCGGAATCCATATCGGCAACGATTAtccaaaaaatattttcacgatCAAGATTGGATAAAAGAGGGAAAGCTACCAACATTATCTAGCAGAACAAAAAATCAGCATCGAGTTAACCAAAGAACAGCTATGTTAAAACGTTCTTATGATCTAGTTGCTGCTCTTTTACACATTCAGCAAGTTTTACATAGTTTAAGAGTAAAAATCAATGTAGCTCA AAAGAAAGATCATCCAAAGCTATATCTCTGGGCCAAAAATTGGGAAAAAGTTGAGGTACCAAAACCAAATGTTACAACAGTACCAATCATGGAGATTATGAAAGTAGGAAAAGAGTGTACAGATATTCCAAGTGAAGGTTTTCATCGAACTGAAGTAAAAACAGAAACAAAGTTCAGTTTAAGAGATGATCATGATGAAAAGTCGATAGCCTCAGATTCAGAACTAATGAAGATATTAGAAGAAGATAATATAACTCCAGATGAATCTAAAATTAACGGCAAAAAGGAAGATATTATACATCAAACTAAAAGTCATATTCTTCTTGATGCACTTACGAAAAATGATACTTCAGAAGGAAAATATACAAACTCATTACCTTCAGAGGTGAAAACAGATAcag ATATATACGAGAATAACGTATCTCCGACAACTATATCAGCGAATCACTTGCATGAAGAATTAAATGAACATGAAATGTCAGCACCGTTGCAACCTTTCATACCACAACCAGAAGCGCCAATTGACCCAGGAGAATGTCGAATGCGATTATTAGAACACATAGAACATTTTCAACATCATATAGATGCAAAATTAACATTTATCGAGGCAGAAGTTTGTG CTTTAGAAGCTATGGATCCTGAAGATACATCTACCTTGGATGTTCAGCCCCGAACTAAACAAACGGTTCAAATGCTTGTTCGAGATTTAAACACCGTGCGAAAATTAGCTGCTTTGTGTTGA